A single region of the Salipaludibacillus sp. LMS25 genome encodes:
- a CDS encoding YggT family protein yields MELVATVVLNAMNIYWIICIIYIFMSWLPNARESAFGQGIGKMVEPFFEPFRRIIPPIGMIDISPIVALFALRFAMDGVRYLFSFLM; encoded by the coding sequence ATGGAATTAGTTGCAACGGTCGTTTTAAATGCCATGAATATTTACTGGATTATTTGTATTATTTATATTTTTATGTCATGGCTCCCAAATGCTCGCGAATCGGCTTTTGGGCAAGGAATTGGAAAAATGGTTGAACCTTTTTTTGAGCCATTCAGACGAATCATACCGCCTATCGGAATGATTGATATTTCACCGATCGTGGCGTTATTTGCTCTTCGATTTGCAATGGATGGTGTCAGGTATCTATTTTCTTTTCTCATGTGA
- a CDS encoding cell division protein SepF, with amino-acid sequence MTLRHKFKRFFELGDDYAEEEVEVEEYEKEYEDEASFTSRETGPTNDRRNVVSLSSIQHQAKVMLLEPHSYEEAQEIADHLKNRKAVVINLQRISREQAKRIVDFLSGTVYAIGGDIQKLGANIFLCTPENVDVSGSISEMFAE; translated from the coding sequence ATGACATTAAGACATAAATTCAAACGATTTTTTGAATTAGGCGATGACTATGCTGAAGAAGAAGTAGAAGTAGAGGAATACGAAAAAGAATACGAAGATGAAGCCTCTTTTACGTCTAGAGAGACAGGTCCTACGAACGACAGACGTAATGTAGTCAGTTTGAGTAGCATTCAACATCAAGCGAAAGTAATGCTCCTTGAGCCGCACAGTTATGAAGAAGCACAAGAGATAGCTGATCACTTGAAAAACCGCAAAGCCGTTGTGATAAACTTACAACGTATATCAAGGGAGCAGGCGAAAAGAATTGTGGATTTTTTGAGTGGGACAGTATACGCTATTGGTGGAGATATTCAAAAATTGGGTGCTAACATTTTTCTATGCACCCCGGAGAATGTGGATGTATCTGGATCAATTTCAGAGATGTTTGCAGAATGA
- a CDS encoding YggS family pyridoxal phosphate-dependent enzyme → MSVKQKYKDVQAAINAACKRVGRDPELIHIIAVTKYVSIERAREAVDAGVVHLGENRPEEAMAKHDALGRIATWHYIGNLQSKKVKKIIHAYDYIHSLDRLSLAKEIHKRTGESSKVKCFVQVNVSGESSKSGLTPGETLPFIQKLADYPSIEVVGLMTMAPLTDNKEVLRETFKSLRELKDTITAKKFAHAPCKELSMGMSNDFEIAVEEGATFVRVGSSLVGHDKEVRA, encoded by the coding sequence TTGTCAGTTAAGCAAAAATATAAAGACGTTCAAGCTGCCATTAATGCTGCGTGTAAACGTGTGGGAAGAGATCCTGAACTTATACATATAATTGCTGTAACTAAGTATGTCTCTATAGAGCGAGCGAGAGAAGCTGTTGATGCCGGGGTGGTACACCTTGGAGAAAACAGGCCGGAAGAAGCTATGGCAAAACATGACGCTCTCGGGCGGATAGCCACATGGCATTATATTGGAAATCTACAGTCTAAAAAAGTTAAAAAAATCATTCATGCATATGATTATATTCATTCATTGGACAGGCTATCATTAGCGAAAGAAATTCATAAACGAACCGGTGAATCTTCTAAAGTAAAATGTTTCGTTCAAGTGAATGTAAGTGGAGAGTCTTCTAAATCTGGATTAACCCCAGGCGAGACACTCCCCTTTATTCAAAAGTTAGCAGATTATCCATCAATTGAAGTAGTGGGACTAATGACGATGGCACCTTTAACCGATAATAAAGAAGTACTTCGGGAAACATTTAAAAGCTTGAGAGAGCTAAAAGATACCATTACAGCTAAAAAATTTGCACACGCTCCATGTAAAGAGTTATCAATGGGAATGTCCAATGATTTTGAGATCGCTGTTGAGGAAGGTGCGACGTTCGTTAGAGTCGGGTCATCACTTGTAGGCCATGATAAAGAGGTGAGAGCATGA
- a CDS encoding YlmC/YmxH family sporulation protein, whose translation MLNMSELQSKDIVNLADGRLLGHLTDIDIDLEKGRVDAIVIGGGRMKNLFQKEDETVVPWKNIVKIGSDVILVRIEKGGHSPVSFDD comes from the coding sequence ATGTTGAACATGTCGGAGTTGCAATCTAAAGATATTGTGAATTTGGCTGATGGTCGGCTATTAGGACATTTAACAGATATCGATATTGATTTAGAAAAAGGGCGAGTAGATGCCATCGTAATTGGCGGAGGAAGAATGAAAAATTTATTTCAGAAGGAAGATGAGACAGTTGTTCCATGGAAAAATATCGTGAAAATTGGGTCAGATGTGATCTTAGTACGTATTGAAAAAGGGGGACATAGCCCCGTTTCCTTTGACGACTAA
- the sigG gene encoding RNA polymerase sporulation sigma factor SigG, whose product MSRNKVEICGVDTSTLPVLKNKEMRVLFKQMQEGDAEAREKLVNGNLRLVLSVIQRFNNRGEYVDDLFQVGCIGLMKSIDNFDLGQNVKFSTYAVPMIIGEIRRYLRDNNPIRVSRSLRDIAYKALQVRDNLMAEKKREKEPTVQEIAAILGVPKEEVVFALDAIQDPVSLFEPIYNDGGDPIYVMDQISDDKQKDVNWIEEIAIKEAMIRLNEREKTILDMRFFQGKTQMEVAEEIGISQAQVSRLEKAAITQMNKHAKE is encoded by the coding sequence TTGTCGCGAAATAAAGTGGAAATATGCGGTGTGGACACGTCCACATTACCTGTTCTGAAAAACAAGGAAATGCGCGTGTTGTTTAAACAAATGCAGGAAGGTGATGCTGAAGCACGTGAAAAGTTAGTTAACGGCAATTTGCGTCTCGTTCTCAGCGTCATTCAAAGATTTAATAATCGGGGGGAATATGTGGATGACCTTTTTCAAGTAGGATGCATCGGGTTAATGAAGTCAATTGATAATTTTGATTTAGGGCAAAATGTTAAATTCTCCACCTACGCTGTTCCGATGATTATTGGAGAAATACGTCGTTATTTAAGAGATAATAATCCAATTAGAGTGTCTCGTTCACTTAGAGATATCGCGTACAAAGCCCTTCAGGTGAGAGATAACTTAATGGCAGAAAAAAAAAGAGAGAAAGAACCAACGGTGCAAGAAATTGCAGCAATTTTAGGAGTGCCGAAAGAAGAAGTAGTCTTCGCACTTGATGCCATTCAAGATCCAGTTTCTTTATTTGAACCCATTTATAATGATGGCGGTGATCCTATTTACGTCATGGATCAGATAAGTGATGATAAACAAAAGGACGTAAATTGGATAGAAGAAATAGCGATAAAAGAAGCTATGATTCGATTGAATGAAAGAGAAAAAACGATTTTGGACATGCGTTTTTTTCAAGGGAAAACCCAAATGGAAGTGGCTGAAGAAATTGGGATTTCACAGGCCCAAGTTTCTCGTTTGGAAAAAGCGGCCATCACCCAAATGAACAAACATGCGAAAGAATAA
- the sigE gene encoding RNA polymerase sporulation sigma factor SigE, producing the protein MKKYTIRLKLLWYRLLKKLNLKSKEVYYIGGSEALPPPLSKEEEAYLLQKLPNGDESVRAMLIERNLRLVVYIARKFENTGINIEDLISIGTIGLIKAVNTFNPEKKIKLATYASRCIENEILMYLRRNNKLRSEVSFDEPLNIDWDGNELLLSDVLGTEEDIITKGIEDKVDRKLLVKALKSLNSREKQIMELRFGLAGEEEKTQKDVADLLGISQSYISRLEKRIIKRLQKEFNKMI; encoded by the coding sequence ATGAAAAAATACACCATACGCTTAAAACTTTTATGGTACAGGTTGTTAAAAAAATTAAATCTAAAATCAAAGGAAGTGTACTACATAGGGGGTAGTGAAGCCCTCCCACCCCCACTTTCTAAAGAAGAAGAAGCGTACTTATTGCAAAAATTACCCAATGGAGATGAATCGGTGCGTGCTATGCTCATCGAAAGGAATTTAAGGCTTGTTGTGTACATTGCACGTAAATTCGAAAATACCGGCATTAATATCGAGGATTTAATTAGTATTGGCACGATTGGCTTAATTAAGGCGGTCAACACGTTTAATCCTGAGAAGAAAATAAAATTGGCCACATATGCTTCAAGGTGTATTGAAAATGAAATTTTGATGTACTTACGACGTAATAATAAGTTACGCTCTGAAGTGTCATTTGATGAGCCACTGAATATTGATTGGGATGGGAATGAATTGTTGCTGTCTGATGTACTTGGTACTGAAGAAGATATTATCACGAAAGGAATAGAAGATAAGGTTGATAGGAAACTTCTAGTTAAAGCATTAAAGAGTTTAAATAGCCGTGAAAAACAAATTATGGAGTTGCGATTTGGATTGGCTGGTGAAGAAGAAAAAACACAAAAAGATGTGGCTGACCTACTTGGCATTTCACAATCATATATATCTCGGCTTGAAAAAAGAATTATAAAACGGTTACAAAAAGAATTTAATAAAATGATCTAG
- the spoIIGA gene encoding sigma-E processing peptidase SpoIIGA, giving the protein MTLYFDIIWLLNFFIDLMLLILTAAVLKKDVPKTRLIIGALFASLYIWCLIVPALELLTHPVLKGFYSVLIILITFKFNTFGSFIQTLLMFYFVNFAVGGALIGIHFFLHVDPAFIGGSLGPGTTSFGSPIGWLFVLVGFPLVFYYSKQRFETIETVKMRYDATMNVHVELQGYHIQLRGFIDSGNQLTDPFSKKPVMIIDMTETADQFPKTLVNFSKRSPGDLTNVEEENIGNVSLIPFRTVGSQQQFLWTVKPDKVTVYENGSSFECPRTLLGLSHVPLGEKEEYNCLLHPAMMQQKKQAQ; this is encoded by the coding sequence ATGACTCTTTACTTCGATATCATCTGGTTATTAAACTTTTTCATAGATTTAATGTTACTCATCCTCACCGCAGCCGTGTTAAAAAAGGATGTTCCGAAAACACGTTTAATAATCGGCGCCTTATTTGCTTCGCTTTACATTTGGTGTCTTATCGTTCCAGCACTTGAACTCTTGACTCACCCTGTTTTGAAAGGCTTTTATTCAGTACTCATTATATTAATCACATTTAAATTTAATACATTCGGATCTTTCATTCAGACACTATTGATGTTTTATTTTGTGAATTTTGCTGTAGGAGGCGCTTTAATTGGCATTCATTTTTTTCTTCATGTTGACCCTGCTTTTATTGGAGGTTCCTTAGGGCCAGGAACGACAAGTTTTGGTAGCCCAATAGGGTGGTTATTTGTCCTAGTAGGATTTCCTCTCGTTTTTTATTACTCAAAACAGCGGTTTGAAACAATTGAAACAGTGAAAATGCGATATGATGCCACAATGAATGTTCATGTCGAACTACAAGGCTATCACATTCAGTTAAGAGGGTTTATCGACAGTGGTAATCAATTAACAGATCCATTTTCAAAAAAACCTGTGATGATTATAGATATGACAGAAACTGCCGATCAATTCCCAAAGACACTAGTTAATTTCTCAAAGCGGTCACCTGGTGATCTCACAAATGTAGAGGAGGAGAATATTGGGAATGTGTCTCTTATTCCATTTCGAACGGTAGGCAGCCAGCAGCAGTTTTTATGGACTGTAAAACCAGATAAAGTTACTGTGTATGAGAATGGCAGTTCCTTTGAATGCCCACGTACTTTATTAGGGCTTAGCCATGTGCCACTCGGTGAAAAGGAGGAATATAATTGTCTATTACATCCAGCCATGATGCAACAGAAAAAGCAGGCTCAATAA